DNA from Corallococcus soli:
GGGTCCACCAGCGCGTTCATCTTCATCAGGATGCGCGACGGGGTCTCCGGCGTGTGCGCGGCGAGGGTCTTGCGGATCTCCTCCATCAGGCCCTCGCGCATGGTGAGCGGCGCCACCAGCAGCTTGCGGAAGGAGCGCGGCCGGCCAAAGCCCGTCAGGAAGTTGAAGACGTCCGCCACGTCCGCGCCAATGTCCGGGTCCGTGGTGAACAGGCCCAGGTCCGTGTAGAGCCGCGCCGTCTTCGGGTTGTAGTTGCCCGTGCCGATGTGCACGTAGTGCCGCACCCGCTCGCCCTCGCGCCGCACGATGAGGATGGCCTTCGCGTGCGTCTTCAGGCTGGGAATCCCATACACGACGTGCACGCCCGCCTCTTCCAGCGCGTTCGCCCAGCGGATGTTGGTGCGCTCGTCGAAGCGGGCCTTCAGCTCCACCATGCACACGGCCTGCTTGCCCTGCTCCGTCGCGCGGATGAGCGCGGGCACCAGGGGGGAGCTGTCCGACGTGCGGTACACCGTCTGCTTCAGCGCCAGCACGTCCGGGTCCTCCACCGCCTCGCTCACGAAGCGCTCCACCGACGTGGTGAAGGATTCGTAGGGGTGGTGCACCAGCAGGTCCCCCCGGCGCATCGCGGACATCACCGTGCCCCCGCCCTCCGGGGACTCGCTGTCCGTGCGCAGCCGCGCCTGCGTCACCGGCGTCCACGGCGGGTCCCGCTGCTCCGTGAAGCCCGGCGTCATGGCCAGCGACATCACGTCCGCCAGGTCCAGCAGGCCGTGCTCCTCGTACACCTGGCGGGGCTCCAGCGTCAGCGCCTCCACCAGCGGCTCCAGCAGCTTCGCGCTCATGCCCGCCTGCACCTCCAGGCGGATGACGTCCCCGAAGCGGCGCTGGCTGAGCTCCGTCTCCACCGCCTTGAGCAGGTCCTCCGCGTCCTCGGACACGGTGAAGTCCGCGTCGCGCGTCACGCGGAACAGGCTCCAGTTGAGCACCTCCATCCCGGGGAACAGGTCCCCCAGGTGCTGCGCGATGATCTCCTCCAGCGGCACGAAGAACGAACCCGCGCCGCCCTTGAGCGGCACGAAGCGCGGCAATATCTCCTTGGGCACCTTCACCCGCGCCACGCTCTCCTCCTCCGCCACCGGGTCGCGCAGCAGCACCGCGAGGCTCAGCGACAGGTTGGAGATGTACGGGAAGTGCCGCCCCAGCCCGATGGCCAGCGGCGTGAGCACCGGGAAGATCTGCTCGCGGAAGCGCTGGTCCACCTGCGCGCGCTGGTCCGCGTCCAGCTCCTTCATGGAGAGGATGCGCAGGCCCTTCTCCGACAGCGCGGGGCGGAGCACCTTCTCGAAGCAGTCCGCGTGGCGGCGGCCCTGCTCCAGGATGCCCGTGTGCAGCTTGTCCAGCGTGTGGCCCGGGGACGCGCCGTCCGGCACCAGCCGCCCCACGCGCGCGGCGATCTGCTCGTGCAGGCGCGCCACGCGAATCATGAAGAACTCGTCCAGGTTGCGCGCGTAGATGGAGATGAACTTCAGCCGCTCCATGAGCTGCACTTCCGGCGACTCGGCCAGCTGCAACACCCGGTCGTTGAACGCGAGCCACGACAGCTCACGGTTGAAGAACAGGTCGCTGTCCGTCACCTCCGTCCCGGGGGGCACCGCGTCCCGCTCCACGGACTTCTGGGTGACGCCCTTCGCGGCGGCGCGCTTCGCCATGACGTGTGACTCCTCGAGCAGACCCGCACTCAGGATGTGCCCTCTAGCAGCCCCGAACCGTTCCGATTGTGAACTCGCACGCCTGGAATGGCACCAGACGTCCTGACGTATCCCACCCTGGCTGACGTTGTCGGCGGCCGGTGGGGCGGGGGCGGGGTGGACTTTCCTGCATCCCTTGCATCCCGGGAGCGCGGACGGCATTCAGGAGGGGTGAGCGTTCCTGACAGCCCCCTGCGAGTCATCCCCGGCGATGCCCCGGCGGACACGTCCCCGGATGCCCTCTTCTCCGCCTTCCGCGAAGGCAGCCAGAAGAAGCACGGCCGCTTCAGCTTCACCTGGTTCGTGGCGGCCGCGGTGCCCCTGTTCCTGGCGGTGGGCTTCTTCTTCCTGTGGCGCAACCACGGCACCACCTTCTCCGTCATCACGCCGCACGGCATCAAGGTGGTGAAGGCGGGCATGTCCAGCCAGGAGGTGAAGGGCCTGCTGGGCTATCCGCTCACGCTCCAGAAGCAGGGCGCCCAGGACTGCTACCGCTACGGCCGGCCCAACTTCCGCAACGACGTCTTCGTCGTCTACTCCGTCTGCTACGAGGAGGGGCAGGTGCGCGACGTGCTCGCCCACCAGTACTCCGCCTGGCAGGTGGACCCGTCCGGCGCCTTCATCGCGCCGGGGCAGGGCACGCCGGCACCCGTCCAGGAGTAGGGCAGGCCTTCGAGAGAGAGCGGCTCTTCGCGCCCCATCCAATCCTTTATAAAGGATTAGATGGGGTCCAGTGGGCCCAATAAATATGGTTTAACGGATTAAAATCCGCTGTTCGAGCAAATCCAATCCTTTATAAAGGATTGGATGGAGCTCCACCTCCAGGCGCTGATTGACGGGACGTGGCAGCGGGCGGCCCTGCTCGAGTTCTCCTCGGTGACGGGGGGGCGACGCGGCGGATGCACCTTCGAGTACGAGCACGATTACCTGGTTCGGTGGATCGCCGATCCGCCACCGCTTGCCGCGGCGAGCCTCAATCTCCCGGTCGAGTTTGGCCCCAGGGTCTGGCGCCGTTGGCCAGCATTCCTGGATGACCTGCAACCGATGGGGAGTGCCCGTCGCTGGTGGCTGCGTCGGCTGAACCTCGTTGATGCGTCGGCGAGTGACTTCGAAATCCTGCGGTGCGGCACGATCGCGCCGGTCGGTAATCTCCGAATCGAAGAGGCGGTTCCCGCGAAGAAGGAACATCCCAAGCGGTTCCCGCGCCAGTCCGTCATCGACCGCGAGCACGCCTTCATCGAGTACGCCGCGGACGCCGGCGCGCAGGTCGGAGGCGCGACGGGTGCCGGTGGCGATTCGCCGAAGCTCCTGCTCCGCTGCGACGACGCGGAGCAGGTGTGGATTGACGTCTGGCAGGATGACCTCGCCTGTCCAGATCGACACTACCTCGTCAAGTTCGCGCGCAGCCGCAGCGAGCGCGACCGAAACATCCTTCGTTCAGAGTACGTGTATTACAAGGCGCTCGCGGCGATCGGTGTCGAGACCATTCCGCAAGACGGGCTCGCGCTCCACGAAGGCCCCTCAGGCCCGAGCCTCTGGCTTCCCCGCTTTGATGTCGCGCGCCGGGACGGCCGTGAAATCCGGTACGGACTCGAGTCCCTCTATTCGCTGCTCAAGGCGGAGCCTGGCTCCTTCCAGAAGCATCAAGCCGCATTGAGCGCACTGCGCGGCGGCGTCCCCGCGTCGGATTGGCCGGCCGTGCGGCTCGAATACCTGAAACGAGACCTGCTGAATCTTGTGTTCGGCAATTCGGACAACCACTGCAGGAACATCGCCGTGCTCAAGACGGACAGCACCGTCCGCCTCGCGCCCATCTTCGACTTCGCACCGATGAAGATGGACCTCGAAGGGATTACCCGCACCACGACGTGGGAAGGGTACGAAGCCGGCGGAAGCGTTGACTGGGCTGGGCTTCTTCGAAGCTTCGGCCCAGATGAGGCGTCGTTGCACGAAGGCCTTCATGACCTTGCCTTGCGCCTTCGGAATCTCCCCGAGTTGCTCGCGGACCTCGGGCTGCCAGATGAAACGCTAGGCTTCGCGGCCATTGATTTCCCCGGAACCGAGAAGCGCCTCCGCGCATGGGGCCTTCTATGAAGCGCGCGGACGTCGCCCGGCTGACCGCGCTCGAACGCAAGGCGCTGCTGGAAGAGCTCGCTGCCATGGTCGCCACCGGAGAATTGGGCCTGGGGGACGCCGCGCGCATCCTCCGCAGCGCGATGCTGGGGATGGACCGGAAGACCTTCGCGCAAGCGATGAAGCTCTCTACGAGCGTCATCGCGAAACTCGAAGACGATCCGAACGCGAATCCGACGCTCGAGACGCTCAACAAGGTCTTCGCGCCGTTCGGTGGAAAGGTCGCGTTGTCGTTTCCCCACCTCGAAGAGGCACCGCCGCTCGACGATGCAGGGAAGCAACGGCGAGAAATGCTCCACGCCGCGCTCGCGAAGAGCAGGCGGCAGCGGCGGCGCTCGACGGAGTCGTAAGACCGGCCACGGACCGCCCATGACAGCGGTGACCCGCGGGCTCGGCGGGATGCGCCGCCTCGCGCGCGGCCTTGGGCACCCAGCGCAGGAGGGCGGCCTGGAGGTCGCTGTCCCGCTGCGTCAGGGGTTGGCGTCGGGTCCGGACACGTCCGTGATGTGGAGCGTGTAGCGGATGGGGGTGTCCTGCTCCGGGTGGGCCATGCCGTCCACCACCACCAGCACCGTCTGCCCCTGGGCGAGCGGGAGCTCCACCTTCGGAGCGTTCTTCCGGGTGGGGCGTGGGTGGGAGGCGCAGCCCAGCTCCGTGCCCCT
Protein-coding regions in this window:
- the ppk1 gene encoding polyphosphate kinase 1, producing the protein MAKRAAAKGVTQKSVERDAVPPGTEVTDSDLFFNRELSWLAFNDRVLQLAESPEVQLMERLKFISIYARNLDEFFMIRVARLHEQIAARVGRLVPDGASPGHTLDKLHTGILEQGRRHADCFEKVLRPALSEKGLRILSMKELDADQRAQVDQRFREQIFPVLTPLAIGLGRHFPYISNLSLSLAVLLRDPVAEEESVARVKVPKEILPRFVPLKGGAGSFFVPLEEIIAQHLGDLFPGMEVLNWSLFRVTRDADFTVSEDAEDLLKAVETELSQRRFGDVIRLEVQAGMSAKLLEPLVEALTLEPRQVYEEHGLLDLADVMSLAMTPGFTEQRDPPWTPVTQARLRTDSESPEGGGTVMSAMRRGDLLVHHPYESFTTSVERFVSEAVEDPDVLALKQTVYRTSDSSPLVPALIRATEQGKQAVCMVELKARFDERTNIRWANALEEAGVHVVYGIPSLKTHAKAILIVRREGERVRHYVHIGTGNYNPKTARLYTDLGLFTTDPDIGADVADVFNFLTGFGRPRSFRKLLVAPLTMREGLMEEIRKTLAAHTPETPSRILMKMNALVDPGIIRALYDASRAGVKVELNVRGICCLRPGVPGVSEHIRVVSNLGRFLEHPRIYSFERGATSRCYIGSADMMPRNLDHRVEILAPVEEPSLSAQVRDVVERCMMDTSGSWELASDGTWRRRIPPATGDKRSAQGELMERAIRMVHMQSGRPVA
- a CDS encoding type II toxin-antitoxin system HipA family toxin, with amino-acid sequence MELHLQALIDGTWQRAALLEFSSVTGGRRGGCTFEYEHDYLVRWIADPPPLAAASLNLPVEFGPRVWRRWPAFLDDLQPMGSARRWWLRRLNLVDASASDFEILRCGTIAPVGNLRIEEAVPAKKEHPKRFPRQSVIDREHAFIEYAADAGAQVGGATGAGGDSPKLLLRCDDAEQVWIDVWQDDLACPDRHYLVKFARSRSERDRNILRSEYVYYKALAAIGVETIPQDGLALHEGPSGPSLWLPRFDVARRDGREIRYGLESLYSLLKAEPGSFQKHQAALSALRGGVPASDWPAVRLEYLKRDLLNLVFGNSDNHCRNIAVLKTDSTVRLAPIFDFAPMKMDLEGITRTTTWEGYEAGGSVDWAGLLRSFGPDEASLHEGLHDLALRLRNLPELLADLGLPDETLGFAAIDFPGTEKRLRAWGLL